Proteins from a genomic interval of Macadamia integrifolia cultivar HAES 741 unplaced genomic scaffold, SCU_Mint_v3 scaffold2111, whole genome shotgun sequence:
- the LOC122065752 gene encoding uncharacterized protein LOC122065752 isoform X3: MSVKRREKCFNDSHYVVKSTVIYEERFKNIVVYTNVPRLFNLYQLNSKEMKEISLFHCKCLFGHEPHPHRDRKAYFDGFQEGEKRSRSGVRRKEVWICLGPGWMIVDGYNRELRSWTSFGAQKQMIEDKEEGERKIEEELAIDVAEDRSASAEEGFAETNLVEAEISHQKFAGVQFAHPKFAEADFAPPKFAEFAQPKIDGGEKTETKKNIGSASAEEGFAETNLAEAEISHQKFAGVQFAHPKFAEADFAPLKFAEFAQPKIDGEGTDTKENIGSDFAEEQFAEPAELAHQKFAGIEFAHPKFAQAESEEKPAVIE; encoded by the exons ATGTCGgttaaaaggagagagaaatgttTCAATGATTCACATTATGTGGTTAAATCCACGGTTATCTATGAAGAACGTTTTAAAAACATTGTTGTTTATACGAACGTACCGCGGCTTTTTAACCTATATCAACTAAATTCAAAAGAAATGAAGGAAATCTCGCTCTTTCACTGCAAGTGTCTTTTCGGCCATGAACCGCACCCGCACCGGGACCGTAAAGCCTACTTCGATGGATTTCAAGAAGGGGAGAAACGGAGTCGGAGTGGAGTCCGACGCAAGGAGGTATGGATCTGCCTCGGACCTGGGTGGATGATAGTTGACGGTTACAACAGGGAGCTCCGGAGTTGGACCTCCTTTGG AGCGCAGAAACAAATGATCGAAGACAAGGAAGAAGGCGAGCGAAAAATTGAGGAGGAGTTGGCGATCGATGTTGCTGAAGACAGATCTGCTTCTGCGGAAGAAGGATTTGCTGAGACGAACCTTGTTGAGGCTGAAATCAGTCATCAGAAGTTTGCGGGG GTTCAATTTGCTCATCCCAAGTTTGCGGAGGCTGATTTCGCTCCTCCGAAGTTTGCTGAATTTGCTCAGCCGAAGATCGATGGTGGCGAAAAAACTGAAACGAAGAAAAACATCGGATCTGCTTCTGCGGAAGAAGGATTTGCTGAGACGAACCTTGCTGAGGCTGAAATCAGTCATCAGAAGTTTGCGGGGGTTCAATTTGCTCATCCCAAGTTTGCGGAGGCTGATTTTGCTCCTCTGAAGTTTGCTGAATTTGCTCAGCCGAAGATCGATGGTGAAGGAACTGATACGAAGGAAAACATCGGCTCTGATTTTGCGGAAGAACAATTTGCTGAGCCGGCTGAACTTGCTCATCAGAAGTTTGCGGGCATTGAATTTGCTCATCCTAAGTTTGCACAGGCGGAGTCGGAGGAGAAGCCTGCTGTAATTGAGTAA
- the LOC122065752 gene encoding uncharacterized protein LOC122065752 isoform X1, which translates to MSVKRREKCFNDSHYVVKSTVIYEERFKNIVVYTNVPRLFNLYQLNSKEMKEISLFHCKCLFGHEPHPHRDRKAYFDGFQEGEKRSRSGVRRKEVWICLGPGWMIVDGYNRELRSWTSFGAQKQMIEDKEEGERKIEEELAIDVAEDRSASAEEGFAETNLVEAEISHQKFAGVQFAHPKFAEADFAPPKFAEFAQPKIDGGEKTETKKNIGSASAEEGFAETNLVEAEISHQKFAGVQFAHPKFAEADFAPPKFAEFAQPKIDGGEKTETKKNIGSASAEEGFAETNLAEAEISHQKFAGVQFAHPKFAEADFAPLKFAEFAQPKIDGEGTDTKENIGSDFAEEQFAEPAELAHQKFAGIEFAHPKFAQAESEEKPAVIE; encoded by the exons ATGTCGgttaaaaggagagagaaatgttTCAATGATTCACATTATGTGGTTAAATCCACGGTTATCTATGAAGAACGTTTTAAAAACATTGTTGTTTATACGAACGTACCGCGGCTTTTTAACCTATATCAACTAAATTCAAAAGAAATGAAGGAAATCTCGCTCTTTCACTGCAAGTGTCTTTTCGGCCATGAACCGCACCCGCACCGGGACCGTAAAGCCTACTTCGATGGATTTCAAGAAGGGGAGAAACGGAGTCGGAGTGGAGTCCGACGCAAGGAGGTATGGATCTGCCTCGGACCTGGGTGGATGATAGTTGACGGTTACAACAGGGAGCTCCGGAGTTGGACCTCCTTTGG AGCGCAGAAACAAATGATCGAAGACAAGGAAGAAGGCGAGCGAAAAATTGAGGAGGAGTTGGCGATCGATGTTGCTGAAGACAGATCTGCTTCTGCGGAAGAAGGATTTGCTGAGACGAACCTTGTTGAGGCTGAAATCAGTCATCAGAAGTTTGCGGGGGTTCAATTTGCTCATCCCAAGTTTGCGGAGGCTGATTTCGCTCCTCCGAAGTTTGCTGAATTTGCTCAGCCGAAGATCGATGGTGGCGAAAAAACTGAAACGAAGAAAAACATCGGATCTGCTTCTGCGGAAGAAGGATTTGCTGAGACGAACCTTGTTGAGGCTGAAATCAGTCATCAGAAGTTTGCGGGG GTTCAATTTGCTCATCCCAAGTTTGCGGAGGCTGATTTCGCTCCTCCGAAGTTTGCTGAATTTGCTCAGCCGAAGATCGATGGTGGCGAAAAAACTGAAACGAAGAAAAACATCGGATCTGCTTCTGCGGAAGAAGGATTTGCTGAGACGAACCTTGCTGAGGCTGAAATCAGTCATCAGAAGTTTGCGGGGGTTCAATTTGCTCATCCCAAGTTTGCGGAGGCTGATTTTGCTCCTCTGAAGTTTGCTGAATTTGCTCAGCCGAAGATCGATGGTGAAGGAACTGATACGAAGGAAAACATCGGCTCTGATTTTGCGGAAGAACAATTTGCTGAGCCGGCTGAACTTGCTCATCAGAAGTTTGCGGGCATTGAATTTGCTCATCCTAAGTTTGCACAGGCGGAGTCGGAGGAGAAGCCTGCTGTAATTGAGTAA
- the LOC122065752 gene encoding uncharacterized protein LOC122065752 isoform X4, with product MNRTRTGTVKPTSMDFKKGRNGVGVESDARRAQKQMIEDKEEGERKIEEELAIDVAEDRSASAEEGFAETNLVEAEISHQKFAGVQFAHPKFAEADFAPPKFAEFAQPKIDGGEKTETKKNIGSASAEEGFAETNLVEAEISHQKFAGVQFAHPKFAEADFAPPKFAEFAQPKIDGGEKTETKKNIGSASAEEGFAETNLAEAEISHQKFAGVQFAHPKFAEADFAPLKFAEFAQPKIDGEGTDTKENIGSDFAEEQFAEPAELAHQKFAGIEFAHPKFAQAESEEKPAVIE from the exons ATGAACCGCACCCGCACCGGGACCGTAAAGCCTACTTCGATGGATTTCAAGAAGGGGAGAAACGGAGTCGGAGTGGAGTCCGACGCAAGGAG AGCGCAGAAACAAATGATCGAAGACAAGGAAGAAGGCGAGCGAAAAATTGAGGAGGAGTTGGCGATCGATGTTGCTGAAGACAGATCTGCTTCTGCGGAAGAAGGATTTGCTGAGACGAACCTTGTTGAGGCTGAAATCAGTCATCAGAAGTTTGCGGGGGTTCAATTTGCTCATCCCAAGTTTGCGGAGGCTGATTTCGCTCCTCCGAAGTTTGCTGAATTTGCTCAGCCGAAGATCGATGGTGGCGAAAAAACTGAAACGAAGAAAAACATCGGATCTGCTTCTGCGGAAGAAGGATTTGCTGAGACGAACCTTGTTGAGGCTGAAATCAGTCATCAGAAGTTTGCGGGG GTTCAATTTGCTCATCCCAAGTTTGCGGAGGCTGATTTCGCTCCTCCGAAGTTTGCTGAATTTGCTCAGCCGAAGATCGATGGTGGCGAAAAAACTGAAACGAAGAAAAACATCGGATCTGCTTCTGCGGAAGAAGGATTTGCTGAGACGAACCTTGCTGAGGCTGAAATCAGTCATCAGAAGTTTGCGGGGGTTCAATTTGCTCATCCCAAGTTTGCGGAGGCTGATTTTGCTCCTCTGAAGTTTGCTGAATTTGCTCAGCCGAAGATCGATGGTGAAGGAACTGATACGAAGGAAAACATCGGCTCTGATTTTGCGGAAGAACAATTTGCTGAGCCGGCTGAACTTGCTCATCAGAAGTTTGCGGGCATTGAATTTGCTCATCCTAAGTTTGCACAGGCGGAGTCGGAGGAGAAGCCTGCTGTAATTGAGTAA
- the LOC122065752 gene encoding uncharacterized protein LOC122065752 isoform X2 has translation MSVKRREKCFNDSHYVVKSTVIYEERFKNIVVYTNVPRLFNLYQLNSKEMKEISLFHCKCLFGHEPHPHRDRKAYFDGFQEGEKRSRSGVRRKEVWICLGPGWMIVDGYNRELRSWTSFGAQKQMIEDKEEGERKIEEELAIDVAEDRSASAEEGFAETNLVEAEISHQKFAGVQFAHPKFAEADFAPPKFAEFAQPKIDGGEKTETKKNIGSASAEEGFAETNLVEAEISHQKFAGVQFAHPKFAEADFAPPKFAEFAQPKIDGGEKTETKKNIGSASAEEGFAETNLAEAEISHQKFAGVQFAHPKFAEADFAPLKFAEFAQPKIDGEGTDTKENIGSDFAEEQFAEPAELAHQKFAGIEFAHPKFAQAESEEKPAVIE, from the exons ATGTCGgttaaaaggagagagaaatgttTCAATGATTCACATTATGTGGTTAAATCCACGGTTATCTATGAAGAACGTTTTAAAAACATTGTTGTTTATACGAACGTACCGCGGCTTTTTAACCTATATCAACTAAATTCAAAAGAAATGAAGGAAATCTCGCTCTTTCACTGCAAGTGTCTTTTCGGCCATGAACCGCACCCGCACCGGGACCGTAAAGCCTACTTCGATGGATTTCAAGAAGGGGAGAAACGGAGTCGGAGTGGAGTCCGACGCAAGGAGGTATGGATCTGCCTCGGACCTGGGTGGATGATAGTTGACGGTTACAACAGGGAGCTCCGGAGTTGGACCTCCTTTGG AGCGCAGAAACAAATGATCGAAGACAAGGAAGAAGGCGAGCGAAAAATTGAGGAGGAGTTGGCGATCGATGTTGCTGAAGACAGATCTGCTTCTGCGGAAGAAGGATTTGCTGAGACGAACCTTGTTGAGGCTGAAATCAGTCATCAGAAGTTTGCGGGGGTTCAATTTGCTCATCCCAAGTTTGCGGAGGCTGATTTCGCTCCTCCGAAGTTTGCTGAATTTGCTCAGCCGAAGATCGATG GTGGCGAAAAAACTGAAACGAAGAAAAACATCGGATCTGCTTCTGCGGAAGAAGGATTTGCTGAGACGAACCTTGTTGAGGCTGAAATCAGTCATCAGAAGTTTGCGGGGGTTCAATTTGCTCATCCCAAGTTTGCGGAGGCTGATTTCGCTCCTCCGAAGTTTGCTGAATTTGCTCAGCCGAAGATCGATGGTGGCGAAAAAACTGAAACGAAGAAAAACATCGGATCTGCTTCTGCGGAAGAAGGATTTGCTGAGACGAACCTTGCTGAGGCTGAAATCAGTCATCAGAAGTTTGCGGGGGTTCAATTTGCTCATCCCAAGTTTGCGGAGGCTGATTTTGCTCCTCTGAAGTTTGCTGAATTTGCTCAGCCGAAGATCGATGGTGAAGGAACTGATACGAAGGAAAACATCGGCTCTGATTTTGCGGAAGAACAATTTGCTGAGCCGGCTGAACTTGCTCATCAGAAGTTTGCGGGCATTGAATTTGCTCATCCTAAGTTTGCACAGGCGGAGTCGGAGGAGAAGCCTGCTGTAATTGAGTAA